One region of Mycolicibacterium lutetiense genomic DNA includes:
- a CDS encoding ADP-ribosylglycohydrolase family protein, protein MLVHVSGPAYSDSLISAYSRNIEEGAKASLNDRVEGVLLGTAAGDALGAPYEFQPPRGPELPVGMAGGGPWGPGEWTDDTSMAIAIAEVAATGADLRDREAQDAIVTRWYEWSRGAKDVGIQTRSVLSAAGRGGTITAAAARAAAADLHAREGRSGGNGSLMRTAPVAIAYLDDEDAMVQAARAISELTHFEADAAEATVLWCSAIRHAVLTTELDARIGLHHIAPDRRALWSQRLDEAEGSRPADFPKNGWVVGALQAAWSAIVTTAGEGRGPEHLRRGIDAAVRSGNDTDTVAAIAGGLLGAAYGASAVPLQWRTLLHGWPGMRARGLVRLATAIEQKKPSTDPDYSWSRADVLVPHPYDSKVLLGSVGALRKLPAEVTAVVSLCRIPESDVPEGMPHVEARLIDKTDTDENPHLDFVLLDTVDTIEELRAQGHTVLVHCVESYSRTPTVAALYGAQSCDVGAEQALADVLAELPDANPNPMFREALRRLSKR, encoded by the coding sequence ATGCTTGTCCATGTCAGTGGCCCAGCGTACAGTGATTCATTAATTAGCGCGTATTCGCGCAATATCGAGGAGGGTGCCAAGGCATCACTGAACGACCGCGTTGAAGGCGTACTACTGGGCACCGCAGCGGGCGACGCATTGGGGGCGCCGTACGAGTTCCAGCCGCCGCGCGGACCGGAACTGCCGGTCGGGATGGCCGGTGGCGGGCCGTGGGGGCCCGGGGAATGGACCGATGACACTTCGATGGCGATCGCGATCGCCGAGGTCGCCGCCACCGGAGCCGACCTGCGGGACCGCGAGGCGCAAGACGCGATCGTGACGCGCTGGTACGAATGGTCGCGGGGTGCAAAGGATGTCGGAATTCAAACCCGCTCGGTGCTCTCTGCCGCAGGTCGTGGCGGCACCATCACCGCCGCCGCGGCGCGGGCCGCGGCCGCCGACCTACACGCACGTGAGGGTCGCAGCGGCGGCAACGGATCACTGATGCGGACTGCGCCGGTGGCGATCGCCTACCTCGACGACGAGGACGCCATGGTCCAGGCGGCCCGCGCGATCAGCGAACTCACCCATTTCGAGGCCGACGCTGCGGAAGCCACGGTGTTGTGGTGCAGCGCAATTCGCCATGCCGTACTGACCACCGAGCTCGATGCCCGGATCGGCCTGCACCATATCGCCCCTGACCGTCGCGCCCTGTGGTCGCAGCGACTCGACGAGGCCGAGGGATCCCGTCCGGCGGACTTCCCGAAGAACGGGTGGGTGGTCGGGGCGTTGCAGGCGGCGTGGTCGGCGATCGTCACGACCGCCGGCGAAGGCCGAGGTCCTGAGCACCTACGCCGCGGGATCGATGCGGCCGTGCGCTCCGGGAATGACACCGACACCGTGGCTGCGATTGCCGGCGGACTGCTCGGGGCCGCGTACGGGGCGTCGGCGGTTCCGTTGCAGTGGCGAACGCTGCTGCATGGATGGCCCGGGATGCGGGCGCGTGGCCTGGTCAGGCTGGCGACGGCGATCGAACAGAAGAAACCGAGCACCGATCCGGATTACTCGTGGTCGCGGGCCGACGTCCTCGTCCCCCACCCGTATGACTCGAAGGTTCTGCTGGGTAGCGTGGGCGCGCTGCGGAAACTGCCGGCCGAGGTGACTGCGGTGGTGTCGCTCTGCCGGATTCCGGAAAGCGATGTGCCCGAAGGGATGCCGCACGTCGAGGCACGACTGATCGACAAGACCGACACCGACGAGAATCCGCATCTGGATTTCGTCCTGCTCGACACGGTGGACACCATCGAAGAGCTTCGCGCACAGGGGCATACGGTGCTGGTGCACTGCGTCGAGTCCTACAGCCGCACGCCCACGGTGGCGGCGCTCTACGGTGCGCAGTCCTGCGATGTCGGCGCCGAGCAAGCGTTAGCGGATGTGCTCGCGGAACTGCCCGATGCCAATCCGAACCCGATGTTTCGGGAAGCGTTGCGGCGGTTGAGTAAGCGTTGA
- a CDS encoding OPT family oligopeptide transporter, with the protein MAVESSANPTTPTLRELTLRGILLGGAITLVFTAANVYLGLKVGLTFATAIPAAVISMALLRNFANHSIVENNIVQTVASAAGTLSAIIFVLPGLIMIGWWTGFPYWITAAVCAVGGTLGVMYSIPLRRALVTGSDLPYPEGVAAAEVLKVGDSTRGAEENRIGIRVIAFGALVSAGFGLLANLKVLANYVAAYFRVGVGGSMFGASLSLALIGVGHLIGMTVGIAMLVGLIISFGVLLPIRTIGTFGTGESVADVIDGVFVHEVRFIGAGAIAVAAVWTLLKILRPIIKGITEAMASARDRRGGQLVDITQRDIPFPLVVGVIVAMLIPIAALLWEFSRGTALQGSSAGIIVASLVFVFVIGLVIAAVCGYMAGLIGSSNSPISGVGILTVMIAALLIKVVFGRADDDQSLALVAFTLFVAAVTFGVATISNDNLQDLKTGQLVGATPWKQQVALIIGVLFGSAVIPPVLDLMQRAFGFLGAPGATDHALAAPQAALISSLAKGVFGGSLDWSLIGLGAAIGVGIVIVDEILCRTTRFSLPPLAVGMGMYLPMSLTLIIPLGSLLGWFYNRWADRSDSAAGTARKKRLGVLLATGMIVGESLYGVVFAGFVAGTGSDDPLAIFTGNDGTFASVIGVIGFAAVLLWLYKRTQTMSAREPAKRNSDPNSS; encoded by the coding sequence TTGGCCGTCGAAAGCTCCGCGAACCCCACCACGCCGACGCTGCGCGAACTGACCCTCCGCGGGATCCTGCTCGGCGGGGCGATCACGCTGGTGTTCACCGCGGCCAACGTCTATCTCGGTCTCAAAGTCGGCCTGACCTTCGCCACCGCCATCCCGGCCGCGGTGATCTCGATGGCCCTCCTGCGCAATTTCGCCAACCATTCCATCGTCGAGAACAACATCGTGCAGACCGTCGCCTCGGCGGCCGGCACGCTCTCGGCGATCATCTTCGTGCTGCCCGGGCTGATCATGATCGGCTGGTGGACCGGGTTCCCGTACTGGATCACCGCCGCCGTGTGCGCGGTCGGCGGCACGCTCGGCGTCATGTACTCCATCCCGCTGCGGCGGGCCCTGGTGACCGGCTCGGATCTGCCCTATCCCGAAGGCGTGGCCGCGGCCGAGGTGCTCAAGGTCGGTGACAGCACGCGTGGCGCCGAGGAGAACCGCATCGGCATCCGGGTCATCGCGTTCGGCGCGCTGGTATCGGCCGGATTCGGGCTGTTGGCCAACCTGAAGGTGCTGGCCAACTATGTGGCGGCCTACTTCCGCGTCGGGGTCGGCGGGTCGATGTTCGGCGCCAGTCTGTCGCTGGCGCTGATCGGGGTGGGGCATCTGATCGGGATGACGGTCGGCATCGCGATGCTCGTCGGATTGATCATCTCTTTCGGGGTGCTGCTGCCGATCCGGACCATCGGGACGTTCGGGACCGGTGAGTCGGTGGCCGACGTGATCGACGGCGTGTTCGTGCACGAGGTGCGGTTCATCGGCGCCGGGGCGATCGCGGTGGCCGCGGTGTGGACGCTGCTGAAGATCCTGCGCCCGATCATCAAGGGCATCACCGAGGCGATGGCCTCGGCCCGGGACCGGCGTGGCGGACAACTGGTCGACATCACCCAACGCGACATCCCGTTCCCCCTCGTCGTGGGGGTGATCGTGGCGATGCTGATTCCGATCGCGGCGCTGCTGTGGGAATTCTCCCGTGGCACCGCACTACAGGGCAGTTCGGCCGGGATCATCGTGGCGAGCCTGGTGTTCGTCTTCGTCATCGGGCTGGTCATCGCCGCGGTGTGCGGCTACATGGCCGGCCTGATCGGCTCGTCGAACAGCCCCATCTCCGGGGTAGGCATCCTGACCGTGATGATCGCCGCACTGCTGATCAAGGTGGTCTTCGGCCGCGCCGACGATGACCAGTCCCTCGCACTGGTGGCCTTCACGCTGTTCGTCGCGGCCGTCACGTTCGGCGTGGCCACCATCTCCAACGACAACCTGCAAGACCTCAAGACCGGCCAACTCGTCGGCGCCACACCCTGGAAACAGCAGGTGGCCTTGATCATTGGGGTTCTGTTCGGGTCGGCGGTCATCCCGCCGGTGCTCGACCTGATGCAACGCGCCTTCGGCTTCCTCGGCGCGCCGGGGGCCACCGACCATGCCCTGGCCGCGCCGCAGGCCGCGCTGATCTCCTCGCTGGCCAAAGGGGTGTTCGGCGGATCCCTCGACTGGTCGCTGATCGGCTTGGGTGCGGCGATCGGGGTGGGGATCGTGATTGTCGACGAAATCCTGTGTCGCACTACCCGGTTCAGCCTGCCACCCCTGGCGGTCGGGATGGGCATGTACCTGCCGATGAGCCTGACGCTGATCATCCCACTCGGCTCACTGCTGGGCTGGTTCTACAACCGGTGGGCCGATCGCAGCGACTCCGCGGCGGGCACCGCACGCAAGAAACGCCTCGGCGTGCTGCTGGCCACCGGCATGATCGTCGGCGAGAGCCTCTACGGCGTCGTCTTCGCCGGGTTCGTCGCCGGCACCGGAAGCGACGACCCGCTCGCGATCTTCACCGGCAACGACGGGACGTTCGCCTCCGTTATCGGGGTGATCGGGTTCGCGGCCGTGCTTTTGTGGTTGTACAAGCGGACGCAGACGATGTCTGCGCGCGAGCCGGCGAAGCGCAACTCGGACCCCAACAGTTCTTAA
- a CDS encoding IS30 family transposase: MRSPGRPDPSRSVQRQFWRLIAQGVSTDDAAAEVGVSTPVATRWFHHAGGMTPISLDEPTGRYLSFAEREEIALLRAQGAGVREIAREIKRDPSTVSRELRRNAATRSGTQVYRAGVAQWKAQQAAKRPKPAKLAVNPQLREYVQQRLDGSVRGPDGTAVAGPQTKAWNGRNKPHRQDRRWSTAWSPEQIAHRLPLDFPDDESMRISHEAIYQSLFIEGRGALKRELVACLRTGRALRVPRARTQNKPQGHVTADVVISKRPAEAADRAVPGHWEGDLIIGAGRSAIATVVERKSRSVMLVHLPRLEGWGLAPPVKNGPALSGYGAEAMNAALIASLAQLPKQLRQTLTWDRGKELAAHAQFTFDTGTKVFFADPHSPWQRPTNENTNGVLRQYFPKGTDLSRWSAQDLEAVALTLNNRPRKVLGWKTPAEVFAQQLHSLQQPGVATTD, encoded by the coding sequence ATGCGCTCACCAGGGCGCCCGGACCCGTCGCGGTCGGTGCAGCGTCAGTTTTGGCGGCTGATCGCCCAGGGTGTCTCCACCGACGACGCAGCCGCAGAGGTCGGCGTGTCGACACCGGTGGCGACCAGGTGGTTCCACCACGCTGGCGGCATGACGCCGATCAGTCTGGATGAGCCCACGGGCCGGTATCTGTCGTTCGCCGAGCGGGAGGAGATCGCACTGCTACGCGCCCAGGGCGCCGGGGTGCGTGAGATCGCCCGCGAGATCAAGCGTGACCCCTCGACAGTTTCGCGGGAACTGCGGCGCAACGCAGCCACCCGCAGCGGCACGCAGGTGTACCGCGCAGGGGTGGCGCAGTGGAAGGCCCAGCAAGCAGCAAAGCGCCCGAAACCCGCGAAACTGGCAGTCAACCCGCAGCTGCGTGAGTACGTGCAGCAGCGGCTCGATGGCAGTGTCCGCGGACCCGACGGCACCGCCGTCGCAGGTCCGCAGACCAAGGCCTGGAACGGCCGCAACAAGCCGCACCGACAAGACCGACGGTGGTCGACAGCATGGAGCCCGGAACAGATTGCCCACCGCTTACCGCTGGATTTCCCCGATGATGAGTCCATGCGCATCAGCCATGAGGCGATCTATCAGTCCTTGTTCATCGAGGGGCGTGGGGCGCTCAAACGGGAATTGGTCGCGTGCCTGCGGACCGGTCGTGCGCTGCGGGTCCCGCGGGCCAGGACACAGAACAAACCGCAGGGACATGTCACCGCGGACGTCGTGATCAGCAAACGCCCTGCCGAAGCCGCCGATCGCGCAGTTCCTGGGCATTGGGAGGGTGATTTGATCATCGGTGCGGGCCGGTCGGCGATTGCCACCGTGGTGGAACGCAAGAGCCGCTCGGTGATGCTGGTTCACCTTCCCCGCCTCGAGGGGTGGGGTCTGGCGCCGCCGGTGAAGAACGGGCCGGCGCTCAGCGGCTACGGCGCCGAGGCGATGAACGCTGCCCTGATCGCCTCACTGGCACAGCTACCCAAGCAGCTGCGTCAGACGTTGACATGGGACCGCGGCAAAGAGTTGGCCGCGCACGCCCAGTTCACCTTCGACACCGGAACGAAGGTGTTTTTCGCCGACCCGCACTCGCCATGGCAGCGGCCTACCAACGAGAACACCAATGGCGTTCTGCGTCAGTACTTTCCGAAAGGCACCGACTTATCTCGATGGTCGGCTCAAGACCTCGAAGCGGTCGCACTGACGCTCAACAACCGACCCCGAAAGGTCCTCGGCTGGAAGACTCCCGCCGAAGTCTTTGCCCAACAGCTACACTCACTCCAACAACCCGGTGTTGCAACGACCGATTGA
- a CDS encoding Fic family protein — translation MSLPPLIADRAIALSSETAADLEAATSEITKLDGTYADDLSALGTLLLHTESVASSKIEQIEASVDDYARALHGVRANSSAVAMAAATSALEAMIGAVGSNRPICLSAITSAHAALMCGDRSESSAAGELRTVQNWIGGSDFSPRGALYIPPPPETVQGYMNDLITFANRDDMPVLLQAAIAHAQFESIHPFTDGNGRIGRALINTILRRRGTTTRVVVPLASALVARRDDYFDVLGSYRSGEIAPLLRTFVRSARIASAESRSTAQHLHEIPDQWRELTGPVRRGSAAAKLLNVLPAHRFCLRMTRSLWSTRHEAACSTPSAGYAKPAFSAH, via the coding sequence GTGTCGTTGCCCCCGCTCATCGCGGACCGCGCAATCGCTCTCAGCTCAGAAACCGCGGCTGATCTGGAAGCGGCGACATCCGAGATCACCAAGCTCGACGGCACCTACGCCGACGACCTGTCAGCATTGGGCACTCTGCTGCTCCACACCGAATCGGTGGCGTCATCGAAAATCGAGCAGATCGAAGCCAGCGTCGACGACTATGCCCGCGCGTTGCACGGTGTCCGCGCGAACTCCTCGGCTGTTGCCATGGCTGCGGCGACCTCCGCACTGGAGGCAATGATCGGGGCGGTCGGCTCGAACAGACCCATCTGCCTTTCCGCAATCACTTCGGCCCACGCAGCGCTCATGTGCGGCGATCGCTCGGAATCTTCGGCGGCAGGTGAACTCCGCACCGTGCAGAACTGGATCGGTGGCAGCGACTTCTCCCCACGAGGTGCGCTCTACATCCCGCCGCCACCGGAAACGGTGCAGGGCTATATGAACGACCTCATCACCTTCGCCAACCGCGACGACATGCCGGTGTTGTTACAAGCTGCCATCGCACATGCGCAGTTCGAGTCGATCCATCCCTTCACCGACGGCAACGGCCGCATCGGTCGCGCCCTCATCAACACCATCTTGCGGCGTCGAGGAACCACTACTCGTGTGGTGGTGCCTCTGGCCTCGGCATTGGTCGCGCGCCGTGACGACTACTTCGACGTGCTGGGCAGCTATCGCTCCGGTGAAATTGCTCCACTACTGCGCACCTTCGTACGATCCGCCCGAATCGCCTCGGCCGAATCGCGGAGCACAGCGCAACACCTGCACGAAATCCCCGACCAGTGGCGGGAATTGACGGGCCCCGTGCGACGCGGCAGCGCTGCCGCCAAGCTCCTGAATGTGTTGCCTGCACACCGATTCTGTCTTCGGATGACGCGGTCGCTCTGGTCGACGCGCCACGAAGCAGCGTGTTCGACGCCATCGGCCGGCTATGCGAAGCCGGCGTTCTCCGCGCATTGA
- a CDS encoding SWIM zinc finger family protein: MSLSESTLLTVAGDLIYARGEDYVRYVRGLRTTESKAYASIQAKRVYTVELDWSGPLPDGYCTCPHHADGNFCKHLVATGLAAIDSGRVAVDDVTAGTADDLLEAAVQSMNVDELRELVLTIAQRDGGVRRMLEIRATATSGDDTQVKAELEAYVRNMLEFRGFVDYRRSFDVAKDAGEMLDELETHVNGGAAEIARPALLRAVTRLRKLLGQVDDSAGVIGDQCQRAAELYAQACRLGRPDPVKLATWLVKFRADSPGWPNVVLADFVDAFDEKALGTYRRAVAALDRKLAGTDHFKRFEVDTMLLELADHDGDLDRAVDLLSQGEHVKFGAIVDRLHAAGRVEDATAWMDRAVAEGRISSHGGGNDYWLSPDQVAQTYKKLGRIDDAVDALRADFVRQPSVGTYRALLDFAVSIDHVDTERSWAVDHAHRLAETDRFALGTVLVQLHMSDGDMDAAWQAADRYGAGGAWRELAVRGAETRPIAAADLYRPALEKDLRYPNSKIYPDIAETLATMAALYERGGRRDDFASFIAQIRQDYGKRPSLMKALDAKRL, translated from the coding sequence ATGTCGCTATCTGAATCGACGCTGCTGACCGTCGCCGGCGATTTGATCTATGCCCGCGGCGAAGACTACGTCCGATATGTCCGCGGGCTACGGACCACGGAGTCCAAGGCGTACGCGTCGATCCAGGCCAAGCGGGTTTACACCGTCGAGCTTGACTGGTCCGGCCCGCTGCCCGACGGATACTGCACGTGCCCGCACCATGCCGACGGCAACTTCTGCAAGCACCTGGTCGCGACCGGGCTCGCCGCGATCGACAGCGGACGCGTCGCCGTCGACGACGTCACCGCCGGTACTGCGGATGACCTGCTGGAAGCTGCCGTGCAGTCGATGAACGTCGACGAACTACGGGAGCTGGTCCTGACCATCGCGCAGCGCGACGGCGGAGTGCGGCGCATGCTGGAGATTCGCGCCACCGCGACCTCCGGTGACGACACCCAGGTCAAAGCCGAGTTGGAAGCCTATGTGCGAAACATGTTGGAGTTTCGCGGCTTTGTCGACTACCGACGTTCGTTTGACGTCGCGAAGGACGCCGGTGAAATGCTCGACGAGCTCGAGACGCATGTGAACGGCGGGGCCGCCGAGATCGCGCGGCCGGCGTTGCTGCGGGCGGTCACCCGGTTGCGCAAGCTCCTCGGACAGGTCGACGACTCTGCGGGCGTGATCGGTGACCAATGTCAGCGCGCCGCCGAGCTCTACGCGCAGGCCTGTCGGCTGGGCCGGCCCGATCCGGTCAAACTTGCGACCTGGCTTGTGAAATTCCGCGCGGACTCACCGGGATGGCCGAATGTGGTCTTGGCGGATTTCGTCGACGCGTTCGACGAGAAGGCGCTCGGAACCTACCGCCGCGCTGTGGCGGCGCTGGACCGAAAGCTGGCCGGCACAGACCATTTCAAGCGTTTTGAGGTTGACACGATGCTGCTGGAGCTAGCCGATCACGACGGCGATCTCGACCGGGCCGTCGACCTGCTCAGCCAGGGGGAACACGTCAAATTCGGTGCGATCGTCGACCGGTTGCACGCCGCCGGACGCGTCGAAGACGCGACGGCATGGATGGATCGCGCAGTGGCAGAGGGGCGCATCAGCAGCCACGGCGGCGGCAACGACTACTGGCTGAGCCCCGACCAGGTCGCCCAGACGTATAAGAAATTGGGTCGCATCGACGACGCGGTGGATGCCCTTCGCGCAGACTTCGTCCGTCAGCCGTCGGTCGGCACCTACCGTGCCCTCCTCGACTTCGCAGTCAGCATCGACCACGTTGATACCGAACGTAGTTGGGCTGTGGATCACGCGCATCGCCTGGCCGAGACGGACCGCTTCGCCCTTGGCACGGTTCTGGTGCAACTGCACATGAGCGACGGCGACATGGACGCCGCCTGGCAGGCCGCCGACCGCTACGGAGCAGGTGGGGCGTGGCGAGAACTGGCGGTCCGAGGCGCCGAGACTCGACCGATCGCCGCCGCAGACCTGTATCGGCCCGCACTCGAAAAAGATCTGCGCTATCCCAACTCCAAGATCTATCCGGACATCGCCGAGACCCTGGCGACGATGGCGGCACTGTATGAACGGGGCGGTCGCCGTGACGATTTCGCGTCGTTCATCGCGCAGATCCGCCAGGACTACGGCAAACGACCTTCGCTGATGAAAGCGCTGGACGCCAAGCGGCTCTGA
- a CDS encoding ribonuclease H family protein, giving the protein MVQVPQARPRRVDLVFARPRPAESIAIAVAETAFGYRYAAVGESWSCAGVVAAPNPEVAVLDAIGVVCAGHEGPERLRFVVNLTCGSPLWRYAGQISEAAGDWWIERPDHADRSLLAAAVASVQNAYPAQPVPLPSPRAVDGGPVTVATDGSVRQQHAGFGWLTSSGDYGLAGYRSSSKRVGTEPVLVAELRAIGAAVSALPRHHLTVLSDSQHAIAMVNGWKRGQPAMPAEYPAEQPAREHCLYAARRRIYAERDRIEIRWVPGHSGVPLNEGADALARLGSRYRRGDADLDDDECHRRAAGIAQAFAAEFCRVASVPA; this is encoded by the coding sequence ATGGTGCAGGTGCCTCAGGCCCGGCCCAGGCGCGTCGACCTGGTGTTCGCGCGCCCGCGCCCGGCCGAGTCGATCGCGATCGCGGTCGCCGAGACGGCGTTCGGTTACCGGTATGCCGCGGTCGGGGAGTCCTGGTCGTGTGCAGGAGTGGTGGCGGCGCCCAATCCCGAGGTGGCGGTGCTCGATGCCATCGGCGTGGTCTGCGCCGGGCACGAGGGGCCGGAGCGGTTGCGGTTCGTCGTGAACCTGACCTGTGGCAGCCCGCTGTGGCGCTACGCCGGGCAGATCTCCGAGGCGGCAGGCGACTGGTGGATCGAGCGTCCCGACCATGCCGATCGCTCATTGCTGGCAGCGGCCGTCGCGAGCGTGCAGAATGCCTACCCGGCACAGCCGGTACCGCTCCCATCGCCACGCGCGGTCGACGGCGGGCCCGTCACCGTGGCGACCGACGGCTCCGTGCGTCAACAGCACGCCGGGTTCGGCTGGCTCACCTCGTCCGGGGACTACGGACTGGCCGGATATCGGTCGTCGTCCAAACGGGTCGGTACCGAACCGGTGCTCGTCGCCGAGCTGCGGGCGATCGGCGCCGCGGTGTCCGCGTTACCCCGCCATCACCTGACGGTGTTGTCCGACAGCCAACACGCGATCGCCATGGTGAACGGCTGGAAGCGCGGCCAGCCGGCCATGCCTGCCGAGTACCCAGCAGAACAGCCCGCTCGCGAACACTGCCTGTACGCCGCCCGGCGCCGCATTTATGCCGAGCGCGATCGGATCGAAATACGATGGGTGCCTGGGCATTCCGGCGTTCCGTTGAACGAGGGGGCGGACGCGTTGGCGCGGTTGGGCTCTCGCTACCGACGCGGCGACGCCGATCTCGACGACGACGAGTGCCACCGCCGCGCCGCGGGAATCGCGCAGGCGTTCGCCGCGGAGTTCTGCCGGGTCGCCAGTGTGCCGGCGTAG